The following are encoded together in the Labeo rohita strain BAU-BD-2019 chromosome 17, IGBB_LRoh.1.0, whole genome shotgun sequence genome:
- the mrpl57 gene encoding ribosomal protein 63, mitochondrial, whose translation MFLTLALLRKGIPGKQWIGKYRRPRVVTWQMRRNMIKRLEQEAENEYWISRPFMTQEQEQGHAAQRREWMWEQIKATRQAKFPEHKYIADQLNHLKTTKTWPS comes from the coding sequence ATGTTCTTGACTCTGGCGCTTTTGCGGAAGGGAATCCCAGGGAAGCAGTGGATCGGGAAGTACCGTCGACCACGAGTAGTCACCTGGCAGATGAGGCGGAACATGATTAAACGCCTAGAACAGGAAGCAGAGAATGAATACTGGATCAGCCGGCCGTTCATGACGCAGGAACAGGAGCAAGGCCACGCCGCGCAAAGGCGGGAGTGGATGTGGGAACAAATCAAAGCTACACGACAAGCCAAGTTTCCTGAACACAAATACATTGCAGACCAACTAAACCACCTTAAAACCACCAAGACCTGGCCCAGCTAA